A region of Lacinutrix sp. Hel_I_90 DNA encodes the following proteins:
- a CDS encoding T9SS type A sorting domain-containing protein: MKLNFSTRNLIYFTCILCTTIASSQNLLNDATWTVGSGSAPGFAQNGPTIENSRELGYNHIGEQVVLWKASPTSDGAASGGWNTSYINIDHTKTYRFSVWLKKTNSNDGHSYLGCRTSNNSILRLDNTIDGNPYFWVGDLPKLDRWYLIVGYIHGSNYSSTVNLGRIYDGVTGEDTNIVVKDFKFKNTATNVYHRSYLYYDSNVYDRQYFCEPRIDGGTFNTSTIIPNINQLRSINQNSRIKFEYDTAGNQKTRYYCPNGDCFISKMAEPDKEEFAKEIRQVEDAMEDNNAIAKIVLHPNPTKGLVTINIESKLLSKVEFIKIYNANSSLIQEVKFKDSKGELQIDLSGKPTGLYFVHIHFNDGSESVTKKIIKE; encoded by the coding sequence ATGAAATTAAATTTTTCAACCAGAAATTTAATATACTTTACCTGTATATTATGTACAACAATCGCTTCATCTCAAAATTTATTGAACGACGCTACTTGGACTGTCGGATCTGGTTCTGCTCCAGGTTTTGCTCAAAATGGTCCTACTATAGAAAATAGTAGAGAGTTAGGTTATAATCACATTGGAGAGCAGGTTGTACTTTGGAAAGCCTCCCCAACCTCGGATGGGGCTGCTAGTGGCGGATGGAATACGTCTTATATAAACATAGACCATACTAAAACCTATAGATTTTCAGTGTGGCTCAAGAAAACGAATTCAAATGACGGGCACTCATACTTAGGCTGTAGAACTTCTAACAACAGTATTTTAAGATTGGACAATACAATAGACGGCAATCCTTATTTTTGGGTTGGCGACTTACCAAAACTAGACAGGTGGTATTTAATTGTTGGTTATATACATGGGAGTAATTATAGTTCTACGGTTAATCTAGGTAGAATTTATGATGGCGTCACTGGAGAAGATACGAATATAGTCGTTAAAGATTTTAAATTTAAAAATACGGCTACCAATGTGTACCACCGTTCTTATTTATACTATGATTCAAATGTTTATGATAGACAATATTTTTGTGAGCCAAGAATTGATGGTGGTACATTTAATACTAGTACTATTATTCCAAATATTAATCAATTGCGAAGCATCAATCAAAACTCTAGAATAAAATTTGAATATGACACTGCTGGAAATCAAAAAACAAGATATTACTGTCCAAATGGGGATTGTTTTATAAGTAAAATGGCTGAGCCAGATAAAGAAGAATTCGCAAAAGAAATTAGACAGGTAGAAGACGCAATGGAGGATAATAATGCAATAGCTAAAATTGTTTTACACCCAAATCCAACAAAAGGATTAGTAACCATTAACATAGAATCAAAATTATTATCTAAAGTAGAATTTATCAAAATATATAACGCAAACTCATCGCTTATACAAGAAGTGAAATTTAAAGATTCAAAAGGCGAATTACAGATTGATTTGTCTGGAAAGCCCACAGGTTTATATTTTGTTCACATTCATTTTAATGATGGCAGTGAAAGTGTAACCAAAAAAATAATTAAAGAGTAA
- a CDS encoding polymorphic toxin-type HINT domain-containing protein, whose translation MKKIISLFAIVFSVIIGFAQDKAKSKMNSDRDSFTYKKIDILERKQESFTLSGISNNKETKGNQEIVASKNSDSGIGETLGELSVSSTGAAVYNLPIAVPAGIKGVVPDVSLTYNSQRGNGIVGYGWSINGVSSIGRIPSTTFHDGEVDEVDFDNLDRFALDGNRLVLKSGTYGANGAVYETETYSNLKITSYGVSSLGSEYGPSYFVVNYPNGSIGYYGATSNSSSPTKYALTYWQDPQGIRINYEYGGTNTLYLRKINYGGLLNGSSNNEIEFRYEPSGRPEEAYIKDKVFRSAGRINTILVKSNNILYRRYEISYNFSKLSYSRVANIKEFSGDGTLSHSPVYFNYSNTAETVTADDITTNLGLININQGNSTVTSLDLTGNGRMDFFVTPNSKNKFWLFKDLDPSTNNVPYEINTGAFEEIFPVNWINSNNKYYGGQGLAVVQETDIDNVKFKVYANGTVQPIYLQYTKTWNAPTYNYAISPTKTVRKKIPKKYISGDFNGDGLTDVIAIGKPYQNRYCYSYECKNTGDVSNKIPDLDPDDDPDGGTCYSCSNDYTVNFNGVYFIDLKQDVNSGGSGAAGFMQQVVKDTDKIYTGDFNGDGKTDIMHVTDGKLFVSSLNDSGYLTLLWQITNDASIQPGQNLLLGDFNGDGKTDFMDPVGNGSNKFNTYMSNGVGFHKQSQNNTFPFVYRELTTSNVSNFPTGFSTTFNGYNLVAADINGDGRTDIIDYSTITSTKNSNGSQTVKVYKNKGMHSVSSVRSPYFEFGGSATRSGNLENYPIPVFLNSDQPTKSLEFASISNKWVTKFAFNMDHRQDVLLESVVNNAVTYRIDYNTLDPSQYNNTGANYNPIYTSNYNEDYPNINVQVDSDTNVVTLIKRVCSNTETLKKVYFYQGAVYNVQGLGFLGFQGMAESNWYTNTSDIIYTVSKYDPMLRGAKIVEYSTNYNFSFNEPTSNYIIKTNYNNAFSLSATKVFKLWETSILTQNALAGTNTNTTFQYDSYNNPTKITKNYLGAGTSVVDITYENNLGTDYYVGRTINEIETKTISGETFSIERQYIYSGYLLTEQKTRGNGTPFDRETFEYDVFGNVTKKRTIPNNTTPREINLEYDPSGRFLSKMINVEGLEINYEYNVNTGNLTKETNPFGQETSYEYDSWFRPIKLIDYLGNELTNNFVETNYSYTVTDVSDDGSSTIKIFDPLGRLATIKEKNILGQWVSVSYLYDKFDRIWKESEPYTGASASQWNETKYDFYGRPITKTLYTGRVINYSYNGLSMSVNDGTKVVTTNLDAMGNKVSVTDPGGTINYTYYGNGNLKTSNYNGVVVSVEQDGWGRKKKLTDPSAGVFEYSYNGFGEIINETTPKGETDYVYSPVGKLLEKNVSGDQTNMAIQYAYDSTSKFLNSVTLSNADGNNSTYNYTYDNYYRVTNIAENNTYAEFTKAFTYDSFGRIDTEEYYARLLANNTSSIKKIRNVYQYGEIKAIKDFVTNETIWNIDAVNARGQLTSATMGNNIKEQNTYNSYGYLTETKVNKNALTAPEEIMKLNFNFDTQKGLLNSRTNTLFSWSETFGYDNLDRLVTFNDNNGNNGHTYDSRGRIVSNNTIGDYNYTGNSYQLGNVDLNNQGDLYYQQNRMQVVKYNAFKKPTEISEIGKEKVGFQYNAFMGRSHMFYGDNQDDVLQRRNRKHYSYEGSMEINFDTVTDKTIFVTYIGGDAYTAPAIWRSEIQGSSPTNDFYFLHRDYLGSILMISDKDGNVEEKRHFDAWGNIVRVADGNNNTLEKLEFIDRGYTGHEHLQGVSLIHMNGRLYDPKLRRFLAPDNYIQDVTNTQNFNRYGYVLNNPLSNTDPTGEVIEPFSFLVIVAIIAVTASATVGTYALIKNLNDQSSGSGSSPSNPISSASQNNSQEITSGVTPYGLDYKLDKPIGVYQAMSLQAENQPINAATAQAAAITSAIFNNLSNGNAVDGGGDEGITAGDVVDTVTDFIPIVGSAKDIYQGVRDGNWWQLAAGVGGLALDVATLGTASLVKGAIKTGIKQGAKAIAKGALKKSACFVEGTLVKTVEGDKAIENIKVGDKVWAYNESTKKNELRKVVRTFIREKETIYVLKIGNTIVETTDEHPFYINNKWLAAKNLKQGDIVTLISGKKSPINEIRIVQKNVKVYNFEVEGLHNYYVSNLGVLVHNTCNLIKGQLNRKASSMLITKPNTKTWNTIVDQVKNVDFMKKGQRFQTRVGSKADADRLLKDMMGNMNRYKNHARYNNKYKKGFEVHQQGLEGGYHDLFHIKWYNGNTTGHIFY comes from the coding sequence ATGAAAAAAATTATATCACTTTTTGCAATAGTATTTTCAGTAATTATTGGCTTTGCTCAAGATAAAGCAAAATCTAAAATGAACTCAGACAGAGATAGTTTCACGTATAAAAAAATAGATATTTTAGAAAGAAAACAGGAGAGTTTTACGCTTTCAGGAATTTCTAACAATAAAGAAACAAAAGGGAATCAAGAAATTGTAGCCAGTAAGAACTCAGATTCTGGCATTGGGGAAACTTTAGGAGAATTATCGGTTTCATCTACAGGAGCGGCAGTATATAATCTACCTATTGCAGTTCCCGCTGGAATTAAAGGAGTAGTGCCAGATGTTTCCTTAACTTATAATAGTCAAAGAGGTAATGGAATAGTAGGATATGGTTGGAGTATTAATGGCGTCTCATCCATTGGAAGAATACCTTCAACTACTTTTCATGATGGTGAAGTAGATGAAGTAGATTTTGATAATTTAGATCGTTTTGCCTTAGATGGAAATCGTCTTGTATTAAAAAGTGGCACCTATGGCGCCAACGGAGCAGTTTATGAAACCGAAACATATTCAAATTTAAAGATAACCTCATACGGAGTATCTTCATTGGGATCTGAATACGGGCCTTCATACTTTGTTGTTAATTATCCTAATGGGTCTATTGGGTATTATGGAGCTACAAGTAATTCAAGTTCTCCAACTAAATATGCATTGACTTATTGGCAAGATCCTCAAGGGATTAGGATTAACTATGAATATGGTGGTACTAACACCTTGTATTTAAGAAAAATCAACTATGGAGGTCTATTAAACGGATCTAGTAATAATGAGATTGAGTTTCGTTATGAACCCAGCGGTAGACCAGAGGAGGCTTACATTAAAGATAAAGTTTTTCGCTCCGCAGGTAGAATAAATACTATATTAGTAAAAAGTAATAATATTCTTTATAGGAGGTATGAGATCTCATATAATTTTAGCAAGCTTAGTTATTCAAGAGTAGCAAATATTAAAGAATTTAGTGGAGATGGAACTCTAAGTCACAGCCCTGTTTATTTTAATTACTCAAATACAGCAGAAACTGTTACGGCTGATGATATAACAACAAATTTAGGGCTAATAAACATTAATCAGGGAAATTCGACAGTCACCTCATTAGATCTTACAGGTAATGGGAGAATGGATTTTTTCGTAACGCCGAATAGTAAAAATAAGTTTTGGCTATTTAAAGATTTAGATCCTTCAACAAATAATGTACCTTATGAAATAAATACAGGAGCATTTGAAGAGATCTTTCCTGTAAACTGGATTAATTCAAATAATAAATATTATGGTGGTCAAGGTCTAGCTGTAGTACAAGAAACAGATATCGATAATGTTAAATTTAAGGTGTATGCTAATGGTACAGTGCAGCCCATATATCTCCAATATACAAAAACATGGAATGCACCAACATATAATTACGCTATTTCGCCTACAAAGACAGTTCGGAAGAAAATTCCGAAAAAATATATTTCTGGCGATTTTAACGGAGATGGCTTAACAGATGTTATTGCTATTGGTAAACCATATCAAAATAGATATTGTTATTCATATGAATGCAAGAATACTGGTGATGTGAGTAATAAAATACCTGATCTGGATCCAGATGATGATCCAGATGGAGGTACGTGTTACAGTTGTTCCAATGATTATACTGTAAACTTTAATGGTGTCTATTTTATTGATCTTAAACAAGATGTCAATTCAGGAGGCTCTGGTGCCGCTGGCTTTATGCAACAAGTCGTAAAAGATACTGATAAGATATATACAGGAGATTTCAATGGAGATGGAAAAACAGATATCATGCATGTAACAGATGGTAAGCTTTTTGTATCTAGTTTAAATGACAGTGGCTATTTAACTTTATTATGGCAAATCACAAATGATGCCTCAATCCAGCCAGGACAAAATCTTTTATTAGGAGATTTTAATGGTGATGGCAAAACAGATTTTATGGATCCTGTAGGAAATGGGAGTAATAAGTTTAATACTTATATGTCTAATGGAGTTGGTTTTCATAAACAGTCCCAAAATAATACTTTTCCATTTGTTTACAGAGAGTTAACTACAAGCAATGTCTCAAATTTTCCAACAGGTTTCAGTACTACATTTAATGGTTATAATCTAGTTGCTGCCGATATTAATGGCGATGGTAGAACAGATATTATTGATTATAGTACTATTACATCTACCAAAAACTCAAATGGTAGCCAAACGGTAAAAGTATATAAAAATAAGGGTATGCATTCCGTATCAAGTGTTAGGAGCCCGTATTTTGAATTTGGTGGTTCTGCAACGAGATCGGGAAACCTTGAAAACTACCCTATACCAGTATTTTTAAATTCAGATCAGCCAACTAAAAGTTTAGAATTTGCATCCATAAGTAATAAATGGGTTACTAAATTCGCTTTTAATATGGATCATAGACAAGATGTGTTATTAGAATCTGTAGTCAATAATGCAGTTACCTATAGAATAGACTATAATACTCTAGATCCGTCGCAATATAATAATACAGGTGCCAATTATAATCCAATTTACACGTCTAATTATAATGAAGACTATCCAAATATTAACGTTCAAGTCGATTCTGATACTAATGTCGTCACACTGATAAAACGAGTCTGTTCTAATACAGAAACCTTAAAGAAAGTATATTTTTATCAAGGTGCGGTGTATAATGTTCAAGGTTTAGGCTTTTTAGGTTTTCAAGGGATGGCAGAAAGTAATTGGTATACAAATACTAGTGATATCATTTATACTGTTTCAAAATATGACCCAATGTTAAGAGGAGCTAAAATTGTAGAGTATTCAACAAATTACAATTTTTCATTTAATGAGCCTACATCTAATTACATTATTAAAACCAATTATAATAATGCCTTCTCTTTATCTGCAACTAAAGTATTCAAATTATGGGAGACATCAATTTTAACGCAGAATGCTCTAGCGGGAACAAATACGAATACTACTTTTCAATATGATAGTTATAATAATCCAACGAAAATAACAAAGAATTATCTAGGAGCTGGAACTAGTGTAGTAGATATTACTTATGAAAATAATCTAGGAACAGACTATTACGTTGGCAGGACTATTAATGAGATCGAAACTAAAACAATAAGCGGGGAAACATTTAGTATAGAGAGGCAATACATATATTCAGGTTATCTATTAACGGAACAGAAGACCAGAGGTAATGGGACACCTTTTGACAGAGAAACTTTTGAATATGATGTATTTGGTAACGTTACTAAAAAAAGAACAATACCTAATAATACGACACCGCGAGAGATTAATCTTGAATATGATCCTTCTGGTCGTTTTCTTTCTAAGATGATAAATGTTGAAGGATTAGAAATAAATTACGAATACAATGTTAATACTGGAAACTTAACGAAAGAGACGAATCCATTTGGACAGGAAACCAGTTATGAATACGATTCTTGGTTTAGACCCATAAAATTAATAGACTATTTAGGTAATGAACTAACAAACAATTTCGTAGAGACCAATTATTCTTATACCGTCACAGATGTTTCCGATGATGGCAGCAGCACTATAAAAATATTTGATCCTTTAGGAAGATTAGCAACCATTAAGGAAAAAAATATACTTGGTCAGTGGGTAAGCGTTAGTTATTTATATGACAAATTCGATCGTATATGGAAAGAAAGTGAACCATATACTGGGGCATCTGCGTCTCAATGGAATGAAACAAAATACGATTTTTATGGTAGGCCAATTACGAAAACACTGTATACCGGTAGAGTTATCAATTATTCGTATAATGGATTGTCAATGTCGGTTAACGATGGCACAAAAGTCGTAACGACTAATTTGGATGCCATGGGTAATAAGGTTTCTGTTACAGATCCAGGTGGAACAATAAACTACACCTATTATGGTAATGGAAATTTAAAAACTTCAAACTATAATGGAGTTGTCGTATCTGTAGAACAAGATGGTTGGGGCCGAAAAAAGAAGTTAACAGACCCTTCGGCAGGTGTTTTTGAATATTCTTATAATGGTTTTGGAGAGATAATAAATGAAACCACTCCCAAAGGTGAAACAGACTATGTATACTCTCCTGTAGGAAAACTATTAGAGAAAAATGTGTCTGGAGATCAAACAAATATGGCTATTCAATATGCCTACGATTCAACGAGTAAGTTTCTTAACTCAGTTACTTTAAGTAATGCCGATGGAAACAATAGCACGTATAACTATACCTATGATAATTACTATAGAGTAACCAATATAGCAGAAAACAATACTTATGCTGAGTTTACCAAAGCGTTTACTTATGATAGTTTTGGGAGAATAGATACTGAAGAATACTACGCTAGATTATTAGCAAATAATACTAGTAGCATAAAGAAAATTCGAAATGTTTATCAATACGGTGAAATTAAAGCAATAAAAGATTTTGTGACCAATGAGACAATATGGAACATAGATGCTGTTAATGCAAGAGGGCAGTTAACCTCTGCAACTATGGGGAATAATATTAAAGAACAAAACACTTACAATTCGTATGGTTATTTAACAGAGACCAAGGTTAACAAGAATGCGCTTACTGCTCCAGAAGAAATAATGAAGCTCAATTTTAATTTCGATACTCAAAAAGGGTTGTTAAATAGCAGGACCAATACTTTGTTTTCCTGGTCTGAAACTTTTGGGTACGATAATTTAGATAGATTAGTAACGTTTAATGATAATAACGGAAATAATGGGCACACCTACGATTCTCGTGGTAGAATTGTTTCAAATAATACAATAGGCGATTATAATTATACAGGCAATTCATACCAGTTAGGAAATGTTGATTTAAACAACCAAGGTGATTTATACTATCAACAAAACAGGATGCAGGTAGTTAAATACAATGCCTTTAAAAAACCCACTGAAATCAGCGAGATTGGAAAGGAGAAAGTAGGGTTTCAATACAATGCGTTTATGGGACGCTCCCATATGTTTTATGGCGATAACCAAGACGATGTTTTACAACGTAGAAACCGTAAACATTACTCTTACGAAGGCAGTATGGAGATTAATTTTGACACGGTTACAGATAAAACAATTTTTGTCACTTATATTGGTGGTGACGCCTATACCGCACCTGCTATATGGAGATCAGAAATACAAGGTTCATCACCTACTAATGATTTCTATTTTTTGCACCGTGACTACTTAGGGAGTATTTTAATGATATCTGATAAAGATGGAAATGTAGAAGAAAAACGCCATTTCGATGCCTGGGGAAATATAGTTAGAGTAGCAGATGGTAATAATAATACTCTAGAAAAATTAGAGTTTATAGATCGCGGTTACACAGGTCATGAACATTTGCAAGGTGTTAGTTTAATTCACATGAACGGGCGTTTATACGACCCTAAATTAAGACGTTTTTTAGCACCAGATAATTATATTCAAGATGTCACTAATACTCAAAACTTCAATAGGTATGGTTATGTTTTAAATAATCCACTATCTAATACGGACCCTACGGGTGAGGTTATTGAGCCGTTTTCATTTTTAGTTATTGTGGCCATAATTGCTGTCACGGCTTCTGCGACTGTCGGTACCTATGCATTAATTAAGAATTTAAACGATCAATCCAGTGGTTCAGGATCTAGCCCTTCTAACCCTATTTCATCTGCAAGTCAGAACAATTCTCAGGAAATCACCTCCGGGGTCACGCCATATGGTTTAGATTATAAACTAGATAAGCCTATTGGCGTATATCAGGCAATGTCTTTGCAAGCTGAAAATCAACCTATAAATGCAGCTACAGCTCAAGCGGCAGCAATTACTAGCGCTATTTTTAATAACTTATCAAACGGCAATGCTGTAGATGGCGGTGGTGATGAAGGCATTACAGCAGGAGATGTAGTAGATACGGTTACAGATTTTATACCCATAGTTGGCAGTGCAAAAGATATTTACCAAGGCGTTAGAGATGGAAATTGGTGGCAACTTGCCGCTGGTGTTGGTGGGTTAGCGCTTGATGTTGCCACTTTAGGAACTGCTTCTTTGGTGAAAGGAGCTATAAAAACAGGAATCAAGCAAGGTGCTAAGGCAATCGCAAAAGGAGCGCTTAAGAAAAGTGCATGTTTTGTTGAAGGTACACTCGTGAAAACTGTTGAAGGAGATAAAGCTATTGAAAACATAAAGGTAGGCGATAAAGTTTGGGCATATAATGAAAGCACAAAAAAGAATGAGCTACGAAAAGTTGTTCGTACTTTTATAAGAGAGAAAGAAACCATTTATGTATTGAAAATTGGTAATACAATTGTGGAAACTACAGATGAACATCCATTTTATATAAATAATAAATGGCTAGCTGCTAAAAACTTAAAACAAGGTGATATAGTAACTTTAATAAGTGGTAAGAAATCACCGATAAACGAGATTAGAATAGTTCAAAAAAACGTTAAAGTATACAACTTCGAAGTAGAAGGGTTGCATAATTATTATGTAAGTAATTTAGGAGTCTTAGTACATAATACTTGTAATCTCATAAAAGGGCAATTGAATAGAAAGGCATCGAGTATGTTAATAACAAAGCCTAATACAAAAACATGGAATACAATTGTTGATCAGGTTAAAAATGTAGATTTTATGAAAAAAGGACAGAGATTTCAAACTAGAGTTGGTTCTAAGGCAGATGCAGATCGTTTGTTAAAAGATATGATGGGTAATATGAATAGGTACAAAAATCATGCAAGGTATAATAATAAATATAAAAAAGGTTTCGAAGTACATCAGCAAGGTTTAGAAGGTGGATATCATGATTTATTCCATATTAAATGGTATAATGGTAACACAACTGGACATATATTTTATTAA